From Hymenobacter sedentarius, a single genomic window includes:
- a CDS encoding aldose epimerase family protein, producing MTHSFRAVRLAVPFSSLLLLAACGSNKSADQTSASSPAAADSTQTKSTAMPTSASFGKTNDGTEVQLFTLTNASGAKATITNFGGTLTSLIVPDKNGKMGDVILGFDNVSGYQSPEFLKSGPYFGALIGRYGNRIKGGKFALDGKTYTLATNNGPNTLHGGKVGFDKVVWKAEPGTSADGQTLKLSYLSKDGEEGYPGNLNVAVVYTLTNDNALKIDYTATTDKATPINLTNHAYFNLNHGAGKDILGHEVTIPADRYTVVDATLIPTGELRPVKGTPFDFTTPHAIGERIAQVPGGYDHNWVLNNAATPQHAAATVYEPITGRTMEVTTDEPGIQFYTGNFLDGTLKGKGGTVYGKHAGFCLETQHFPDSPNQPKFPSTVLKPGETFHSVSTYKFGVRK from the coding sequence ATGACCCATTCCTTTCGTGCCGTGCGTTTGGCCGTACCCTTCTCCAGCCTGCTGTTGCTGGCCGCCTGCGGCTCCAATAAATCCGCCGACCAAACTTCGGCATCGTCGCCCGCCGCTGCCGATTCCACCCAAACGAAATCTACCGCCATGCCCACCTCCGCATCCTTTGGCAAAACCAACGATGGCACCGAAGTGCAGCTTTTTACCCTCACCAACGCCAGCGGGGCTAAGGCCACCATTACCAATTTTGGCGGCACGCTCACCAGCCTCATCGTGCCCGACAAAAACGGCAAGATGGGCGACGTCATCCTCGGCTTCGACAACGTGAGCGGCTACCAGAGCCCCGAGTTCCTGAAGTCCGGCCCGTACTTCGGCGCTCTGATTGGGCGCTACGGCAACCGCATCAAAGGCGGCAAATTCGCCCTCGACGGCAAGACTTATACTCTGGCTACAAACAATGGCCCTAACACCCTGCACGGCGGCAAAGTGGGCTTCGACAAGGTGGTGTGGAAGGCCGAGCCTGGCACCTCGGCCGACGGCCAAACCCTGAAATTGAGCTACCTGAGCAAGGACGGCGAAGAAGGCTACCCCGGCAACCTGAACGTGGCAGTGGTGTACACCCTCACCAACGACAACGCCCTCAAAATCGACTACACGGCCACAACCGATAAGGCCACGCCCATCAACCTGACCAACCACGCCTACTTCAACCTGAACCACGGCGCCGGCAAGGACATTCTGGGTCACGAAGTAACCATCCCCGCCGACCGCTACACCGTGGTTGACGCCACCCTGATTCCGACCGGTGAGCTGCGCCCCGTGAAGGGCACGCCCTTCGACTTCACCACGCCCCACGCCATCGGCGAGCGCATCGCGCAGGTGCCCGGCGGCTATGACCACAACTGGGTGCTGAACAACGCCGCCACGCCGCAACACGCGGCCGCCACGGTGTATGAGCCCATCACCGGCCGCACGATGGAAGTGACCACCGACGAGCCCGGTATCCAGTTCTACACCGGCAACTTCCTCGACGGTACCCTCAAGGGCAAAGGCGGCACCGTGTACGGCAAGCACGCCGGCTTCTGCCTCGAAACCCAGCACTTCCCCGACTCGCCCAACCAGCCCAAGTTCCCCAGCACGGTGCTTAAGCCGGGCGAGACTTTCCACTCCGTGAGCACCTACAAGTTTGGCGTCCGGAAATAG
- a CDS encoding ribulokinase — protein sequence MEQQAATPAYVIGVDYGTDSVRAVLIDARTGAEKAQAVHHYARWKTLQYCNPARNQFRQHPLDYIEGLEAVVRRVAQQVPAADIRGLAVDTTGSTPGPVNAQGVALGLLPEFAENPNAQFVLWKDHTALDEAAEINHKARTWGGEDYTKFEGGIYSSEWFWAKIMHVLREDSAVAQAAHSWMEHCDWITLLLTGGDLASFKRSRCAAGHKAMWHESWGGLPAEEFLTHLEPKLAGLRARLFTETYTADEVAGRLSQEWAQRLGLTTDTVVAVGSFDAHAGAVAGEIEAYSMVKVMGTSTCDIVVAPTAEVGSHLVAGICGQVDGSVIPGMLGLEAGQSAFGDLLAWFRQILEWPLHNVLSSSKVLTPELQAALRDEMSDTLLVQLSAAAAAVDPAESHVLALDWVNGRRTPDANQALKGAIMNLTMGSGAPQIFRALVEAICYGSKQIVERFEQEGIAIKQVIGIGGVAKKSQFVMQTLADVLNRPIKIAVSEQAPALGSAMYAAVAAGIYPDVLTAQKAMGSGFAETYEPNPARVADYQSRYQQYQAFGQFVEAATLGQSEPVMEPETPAITTA from the coding sequence GTGGAACAACAAGCTGCCACTCCCGCCTACGTCATCGGCGTTGACTACGGCACGGACTCGGTGCGCGCCGTGCTTATCGATGCCCGCACGGGCGCCGAAAAGGCCCAGGCCGTGCACCACTACGCGCGCTGGAAAACCCTGCAATACTGCAACCCCGCCCGCAACCAGTTTCGCCAGCACCCGCTCGACTACATCGAAGGGCTGGAGGCCGTGGTGCGCCGCGTGGCCCAGCAAGTGCCCGCTGCCGACATTCGGGGCCTGGCCGTGGATACCACTGGCTCAACTCCGGGCCCAGTAAACGCGCAGGGCGTGGCCCTGGGCTTGCTGCCTGAGTTTGCCGAAAACCCCAACGCCCAGTTCGTGCTCTGGAAAGACCACACCGCCCTGGACGAGGCCGCCGAAATCAACCACAAAGCCCGCACCTGGGGCGGCGAGGATTACACCAAGTTTGAAGGCGGCATCTACTCCTCGGAGTGGTTCTGGGCTAAAATCATGCACGTGCTGCGCGAAGACTCCGCCGTGGCCCAAGCCGCCCACTCCTGGATGGAGCACTGCGACTGGATAACGCTGCTGCTCACCGGCGGCGACCTGGCCAGCTTCAAGCGCAGCCGCTGCGCCGCCGGCCACAAGGCCATGTGGCACGAGAGCTGGGGCGGCCTGCCCGCCGAAGAGTTTCTCACGCACCTCGAGCCCAAGCTGGCCGGCCTACGCGCCCGCCTCTTCACCGAAACCTACACCGCCGACGAAGTAGCCGGACGCCTCTCCCAAGAGTGGGCCCAGCGCCTGGGCCTGACCACCGACACCGTGGTGGCCGTGGGCTCGTTCGATGCGCACGCCGGCGCGGTGGCGGGCGAGATTGAAGCCTACTCGATGGTGAAGGTGATGGGCACTAGCACCTGCGACATCGTGGTAGCGCCGACCGCCGAAGTGGGCAGCCACCTTGTGGCCGGCATCTGCGGGCAGGTGGATGGCTCCGTGATTCCGGGCATGCTGGGCCTGGAGGCCGGGCAGTCGGCCTTTGGCGACTTGCTGGCCTGGTTCCGCCAGATTCTGGAGTGGCCCCTGCACAACGTGTTGAGCAGCTCCAAGGTGCTCACGCCGGAGCTGCAAGCCGCCCTGCGCGATGAAATGAGTGATACGCTGCTCGTGCAGCTGAGCGCGGCCGCCGCGGCTGTCGACCCGGCCGAATCGCATGTGCTGGCTCTGGACTGGGTGAACGGCCGCCGCACGCCCGACGCCAACCAAGCCCTGAAAGGCGCCATCATGAACCTGACCATGGGCAGCGGCGCCCCCCAGATTTTCCGGGCGCTGGTGGAGGCCATCTGCTACGGCTCCAAGCAAATCGTGGAACGGTTCGAGCAGGAAGGTATTGCCATCAAGCAGGTTATCGGCATTGGCGGCGTGGCCAAGAAGTCGCAGTTTGTGATGCAGACTCTGGCCGACGTGCTCAACCGGCCCATCAAAATCGCGGTGTCGGAGCAGGCGCCGGCCTTGGGCTCGGCCATGTACGCGGCCGTGGCGGCCGGCATCTACCCCGACGTGCTCACGGCCCAGAAAGCCATGGGCAGCGGCTTTGCCGAAACCTACGAGCCCAACCCCGCCCGCGTGGCCGACTACCAGTCCCGCTACCAGCAATACCAAGCCTTTGGGCAGTTTGTGGAAGCCGCCACCCTGGGCCAGTCCGAGCCGGTAATGGAACCCGAAACGCCCGCCATCACCACCGCATGA
- a CDS encoding L-ribulose-5-phosphate 4-epimerase, translating to MSQYQDLKQACYDANMQLPKLGLVLFTFGNASVVDRERGVFAIKPSGVPYDTLKAEDIVILDFANNVLEGERRPSSDTKTHAVLYSHWEHIGGIVHTHSTYATSWAQAQLDIPILGTTHADHLTADIPCAPPMDDAMIAGDYEHQTGWQILNEFQRRGLSPSEVEMVLLANHAPFTWGKTVEKAVYNSAVLEEVARMAYLSCTLRPNVPRLKDALIRKHYERKHGVNSYYGQS from the coding sequence ATGAGCCAGTACCAAGACCTGAAACAGGCGTGCTACGACGCCAACATGCAGCTGCCCAAGCTTGGGCTGGTGCTCTTCACCTTCGGCAACGCCAGCGTGGTCGACCGGGAGCGGGGCGTGTTTGCTATCAAGCCCAGCGGCGTGCCCTACGACACGCTCAAGGCCGAGGACATTGTCATTCTCGACTTCGCCAACAACGTGCTGGAAGGGGAGAGGCGGCCTTCGTCAGATACCAAAACCCACGCCGTGCTCTACAGCCACTGGGAGCACATTGGCGGCATCGTGCACACGCACAGCACTTACGCCACGTCGTGGGCGCAGGCTCAACTCGATATTCCGATTCTGGGCACCACCCACGCCGACCACCTCACCGCCGACATTCCCTGCGCCCCGCCCATGGACGACGCCATGATAGCCGGCGACTACGAGCACCAAACCGGCTGGCAAATCCTCAACGAGTTCCAGCGCCGCGGCCTCTCGCCTTCGGAAGTGGAAATGGTGCTGCTGGCCAACCATGCGCCCTTTACCTGGGGCAAAACCGTGGAGAAGGCCGTGTACAATAGTGCAGTACTCGAAGAAGTAGCCCGCATGGCTTACCTCAGCTGCACGCTGCGCCCCAACGTGCCGCGCCTGAAAGATGCCCTCATTCGCAAGCACTACGAGCGCAAGCACGGCGTGAATTCCTACTACGGCCAGTCGTGA
- the araA gene encoding L-arabinose isomerase: MIDISHYEAWFITGSQHLYGPETLEQVAQHSQQIAAELGTKLPIRIVYKPVLTGPQEIYKLMQEANTTENCVGLIAWMHTFSPAKMWINGLKILQKPLAHLHTQFNRDIPWADIDMDFMNTNQSAHGDREFGFIGTRMRLNRKVVVGHWQSEAVHNSLSIWSRVASAWSDWQGAKFVRFGDNMRYVAVTEGDKVEAEIKFGYSVNTYGIGDLVAVINQVSDEQVNELLSTYEQEYELSDELKDGGAKRDSLREAARIEAGMRKFLQDTGAKGFTDTFEDLHGMAQLPGIATQRLMAEGYGFGGEGDWKTSALVRAMKVMGAGLPGGNSFMEDYTYHFAPGNEQVLGSHMLEICPTISEGKVKVEVHPLGIGGKADPARLVFNCPAGPALNATIVDLGNRFRMIVNEVEAVAPEQDLPKLPVARVLWKVKPDLATGAAAWILAGGAHHTGYSQNLTAEYLEDFAEMAGIEFVIIDADTKLRTFKNELRYNEVAFRG; the protein is encoded by the coding sequence ATGATTGATATTTCGCATTACGAAGCCTGGTTCATCACCGGCAGCCAGCATCTCTACGGCCCCGAAACCCTCGAGCAAGTAGCCCAACACTCGCAGCAGATTGCCGCCGAGCTCGGTACCAAGCTGCCCATTAGGATTGTGTACAAGCCGGTGCTCACCGGCCCGCAGGAGATTTACAAACTCATGCAGGAGGCCAATACCACCGAAAACTGCGTGGGCCTGATTGCGTGGATGCACACCTTCTCGCCGGCCAAAATGTGGATAAATGGCCTGAAGATTCTGCAAAAGCCGCTGGCGCACCTGCACACCCAGTTCAACCGCGACATTCCGTGGGCCGACATCGACATGGACTTTATGAACACCAACCAATCGGCGCACGGCGACCGGGAGTTTGGCTTCATCGGCACGCGCATGCGGCTCAATCGCAAGGTAGTAGTAGGCCATTGGCAGAGCGAGGCGGTACATAACAGCCTCAGCATCTGGTCGCGCGTGGCCTCGGCCTGGTCCGACTGGCAGGGTGCCAAGTTCGTGCGCTTCGGCGACAACATGCGCTACGTAGCCGTGACCGAAGGCGACAAAGTGGAAGCCGAAATCAAATTTGGTTACTCGGTAAACACCTACGGCATCGGCGATTTGGTGGCGGTTATTAACCAGGTGAGCGACGAGCAGGTGAACGAGCTGCTGAGCACCTACGAGCAGGAATACGAGCTGAGCGACGAGCTGAAAGACGGCGGCGCGAAGCGCGACAGCTTGCGCGAAGCGGCCCGCATCGAAGCCGGCATGCGCAAGTTTCTGCAGGACACCGGCGCCAAAGGCTTCACCGACACCTTCGAGGACCTACACGGCATGGCCCAGCTGCCCGGCATCGCCACCCAGCGGCTCATGGCCGAGGGCTACGGCTTTGGCGGCGAGGGCGACTGGAAGACCTCGGCCCTGGTGCGCGCTATGAAGGTGATGGGCGCCGGCCTGCCCGGCGGCAACTCCTTCATGGAGGACTACACCTACCACTTTGCGCCTGGCAACGAGCAGGTGCTCGGCTCGCACATGCTCGAAATCTGCCCGACTATTTCGGAAGGCAAGGTGAAAGTGGAAGTGCACCCTCTGGGCATTGGCGGCAAGGCCGACCCGGCCCGCCTGGTGTTCAACTGCCCCGCCGGCCCGGCCCTGAACGCCACCATCGTGGACCTGGGCAACCGCTTCCGCATGATTGTGAACGAAGTGGAAGCCGTAGCGCCCGAGCAGGACCTGCCCAAGCTGCCCGTGGCCCGCGTGCTCTGGAAAGTGAAGCCCGACCTAGCCACCGGCGCAGCCGCCTGGATTCTGGCGGGCGGTGCCCACCACACCGGCTACAGCCAAAACCTGACCGCCGAATACCTGGAAGACTTCGCCGAAATGGCCGGCATCGAGTTCGTGATTATCGACGCCGACACCAAACTGCGCACCTTCAAAAACGAGCTGCGCTACAACGAGGTAGCCTTCCGCGGCTAA
- a CDS encoding alpha-L-arabinofuranosidase C-terminal domain-containing protein has product MTFSNSRFLLSAAGLALAGLLPGHAARAQSASPATLTVQVHKPGAAVSKNMYGLFFEDINFAADGGLYPELVKNKSFETDDHLIGWKAIRGAAGLESYIISSDKPISNSNNHFLRMSARTVGPDAGFVNEGFRGMGVKQGAEYTFSIYARKGPGSVSGLNVTLEETRRPGPGPETPPSGQALAQAQVMGLTNDWKKYTVVMTPSATASHARLKLTLEGAGTVDLDVVSLFPKDTWMKRENGLRPDLVQLLKDMKPGFLRFPGGCIVEGITLDNRYQWKETIGDVASRKPMINRWNKEFKHRYTPDYYQSFGLGFFEYFQLSEDIGAEPLPILNVGMACQFNSAELAPITSSAAKGPNAAGQGDEPTLDTFIQDAIDLIEFANGPASSPWGAKRVAMGHPAPFNLKMIGIGNEQWGPQYLERYEPFAKAVKAKYPNMQIVSSAGPAPEGELFDKATLKLRELKAEFIDEHYYAKPDWFRQNVGRYDNYPRTGPKIFAGEYAAQSVGIASENNKNNWDCAISEAAFMTGLERNAGVVAMASYAPMLAHVDAWQWTPNMIWFDNLTCYGTVNYYVQKLYALNKGTSVLPVELPGNAKNGTDNLFASAVADAPTGDVIVKLVNYSTTPRAVKVNLAGAKKVGKAGTAFVMASDDLNTQNSIQEPKKLTPKEEKFSVSGSTVSYTLAPNSFTVLRIPGKK; this is encoded by the coding sequence ATGACTTTCTCTAATTCCCGATTCTTGCTCAGCGCGGCGGGACTGGCCCTGGCCGGCTTGCTGCCGGGCCACGCCGCCCGTGCCCAAAGCGCCAGCCCGGCCACCCTCACCGTGCAGGTGCACAAGCCGGGCGCGGCCGTTTCCAAGAACATGTACGGCCTGTTTTTCGAGGACATCAACTTCGCGGCCGACGGCGGCTTGTACCCCGAGCTGGTGAAGAACAAGTCGTTTGAAACCGACGACCACCTCATCGGCTGGAAGGCCATTCGGGGCGCCGCCGGGCTGGAGAGCTACATCATCTCCAGCGACAAGCCCATCAGCAACAGCAACAACCACTTCCTGCGGATGAGCGCCCGGACAGTCGGTCCCGATGCCGGCTTCGTGAACGAAGGCTTCCGGGGCATGGGCGTAAAGCAGGGCGCCGAGTACACGTTTTCGATTTACGCACGTAAAGGCCCCGGCAGTGTGAGCGGCCTGAACGTGACGCTGGAAGAGACGCGCCGGCCGGGCCCGGGCCCCGAAACGCCGCCCTCGGGCCAGGCGTTAGCTCAAGCCCAGGTGATGGGACTCACCAATGATTGGAAGAAGTACACCGTGGTGATGACGCCTTCGGCCACGGCCTCCCACGCCCGGCTCAAGCTGACGCTGGAAGGCGCCGGCACCGTGGACCTCGACGTGGTATCGCTCTTTCCCAAAGACACTTGGATGAAGCGCGAAAACGGCCTGCGGCCCGACCTCGTGCAGCTGCTCAAGGACATGAAGCCCGGCTTCCTGCGCTTTCCCGGCGGCTGCATTGTGGAGGGTATTACCCTTGACAACCGCTACCAGTGGAAGGAAACCATTGGCGACGTGGCCTCACGCAAGCCCATGATAAACCGCTGGAACAAGGAGTTCAAGCACCGCTACACGCCCGACTATTACCAGTCGTTTGGCCTGGGCTTCTTCGAGTATTTCCAGCTGTCGGAAGACATTGGCGCCGAGCCGCTGCCAATTCTTAACGTGGGGATGGCCTGCCAGTTCAACTCGGCCGAGCTTGCGCCTATTACCAGCAGCGCGGCCAAGGGCCCGAACGCAGCCGGCCAGGGCGACGAGCCTACCCTGGATACATTCATTCAGGACGCCATCGACTTGATTGAGTTTGCCAACGGCCCGGCCAGCAGCCCCTGGGGCGCTAAGCGCGTGGCCATGGGCCACCCCGCGCCCTTCAACCTCAAGATGATTGGCATTGGCAACGAGCAGTGGGGCCCGCAGTACCTGGAGCGTTACGAGCCGTTTGCCAAGGCCGTGAAGGCCAAGTACCCGAACATGCAAATCGTGAGCAGCGCCGGCCCAGCGCCCGAAGGCGAGCTGTTCGACAAAGCCACACTGAAGCTGCGCGAGCTCAAGGCCGAGTTCATCGACGAGCACTACTACGCCAAGCCCGACTGGTTCCGCCAGAACGTGGGCCGCTACGACAACTACCCCCGCACCGGCCCCAAAATCTTCGCCGGCGAATATGCCGCCCAGAGCGTGGGCATCGCCAGCGAAAACAACAAGAACAACTGGGACTGCGCCATTTCCGAAGCCGCCTTCATGACCGGCCTGGAGCGCAACGCGGGCGTGGTGGCCATGGCCTCCTACGCGCCCATGCTGGCCCACGTAGATGCCTGGCAGTGGACGCCAAACATGATTTGGTTCGATAACCTGACCTGCTACGGCACGGTGAACTACTACGTGCAGAAGCTCTACGCCCTCAACAAAGGCACCAGCGTGCTGCCCGTGGAGCTGCCCGGCAATGCCAAAAACGGCACCGATAACCTTTTCGCCAGCGCCGTGGCCGATGCCCCCACTGGCGACGTCATCGTGAAGCTGGTGAACTACTCCACCACGCCCCGCGCCGTGAAAGTGAACCTGGCCGGGGCCAAGAAAGTGGGCAAAGCCGGCACCGCCTTCGTGATGGCCAGCGACGACCTGAACACCCAAAACAGCATTCAGGAGCCTAAGAAGCTCACGCCTAAAGAGGAGAAGTTCAGTGTATCCGGTTCCACGGTCAGCTACACGCTGGCGCCAAATTCCTTTACGGTGCTGCGCATTCCGGGCAAGAAGTAG
- a CDS encoding NPCBM/NEW2 domain-containing protein, which yields MKPAQQLLALAAFVGSLAPVQAQKAPPKADFHQWAATPPMGWNSWDCYGPTVTEAEVKANADYMAKNLKSSGWEYVVVDIRWYVGNDTAHGYNEKNPEWNLDAYGRFIPAVNRFPSAAGGQGFRPLADYLHARGLKFGIHIMRGVPVAAVQRKLPILGTKLTATDIYSKEGQARWLHDMYTVKAGPGAQEYYDSLFKLYASWGLDFVKVDDLSEPYHKPEVEMIRRAIDRSGRKIVLSTSPGETPIAEAKHVAANANMWRTVGDFWDSWEQLKEHFDVCERWASHIAPGAWPDADMLPLGRLGIRAERGDDRMTRFTRDEQFTLMTLWSIFRSPLMFGGDLPSNDAFTLGLLTNQNVLAVHRRSTHNRQLFRRDNLVAWTGDDPATGDKFLALFNVQDQELAPETEAAWASGPITRQTAGQSKAADVDITGATKLYLNVRNGGDDIAWDHADWLNPVLSGSGKTTPLSTLPWKSATAGWGKATVNKSVSGASLMVGGKRYETGIGTHANSIIEYDLPAGYTRFSATVGLDQAGAAQNTGGTLSFLVFTKNPYRPAPADSVRVPVTLAELGLASGGSIQDLWTDKNLGPMTGDFAPYVRRHGAKLYRIVKVKK from the coding sequence ATGAAACCAGCCCAACAACTGCTTGCATTGGCGGCTTTCGTAGGAAGCCTTGCTCCGGTGCAGGCCCAGAAAGCCCCCCCTAAAGCGGATTTCCACCAGTGGGCCGCAACACCGCCCATGGGCTGGAACAGCTGGGACTGCTACGGCCCCACCGTGACCGAAGCCGAGGTGAAAGCCAACGCCGACTACATGGCCAAAAACCTGAAAAGCAGCGGCTGGGAATACGTGGTGGTGGACATTCGCTGGTACGTGGGCAACGACACCGCCCACGGCTACAACGAGAAAAACCCCGAGTGGAACCTTGATGCCTACGGCCGCTTCATCCCGGCCGTGAACCGGTTTCCCTCGGCCGCGGGCGGCCAAGGCTTCCGGCCGCTGGCTGATTACCTGCACGCCAGGGGGCTGAAATTCGGCATTCACATCATGCGCGGCGTGCCGGTGGCGGCGGTGCAGCGCAAGCTGCCCATCCTCGGCACCAAGCTCACGGCCACCGACATCTACAGCAAAGAAGGCCAGGCCCGCTGGCTGCACGACATGTACACGGTGAAAGCCGGGCCCGGCGCGCAGGAATACTACGATTCGCTTTTCAAGCTTTACGCCTCGTGGGGGCTGGATTTTGTGAAAGTCGACGACCTGTCGGAGCCCTACCATAAGCCGGAAGTGGAGATGATTCGACGAGCCATCGACCGCTCGGGGCGCAAAATTGTGCTGAGCACTTCGCCGGGCGAAACACCCATTGCCGAAGCCAAGCACGTGGCCGCCAATGCCAACATGTGGCGCACCGTGGGTGACTTCTGGGACAGCTGGGAGCAGCTCAAGGAGCACTTCGACGTGTGCGAGCGGTGGGCGTCGCACATCGCGCCCGGCGCCTGGCCCGATGCCGACATGCTGCCGTTGGGCCGCCTGGGCATCCGCGCCGAGCGGGGCGATGACCGCATGACCCGCTTCACCCGCGACGAGCAATTCACCCTGATGACGCTGTGGAGCATCTTCCGCTCGCCGCTCATGTTCGGCGGCGACTTGCCCAGCAACGACGCCTTCACCCTGGGCTTGCTCACCAACCAAAACGTGCTGGCTGTGCACCGGCGTAGCACCCACAACCGCCAGCTGTTCCGCCGCGACAACCTAGTGGCCTGGACGGGCGACGACCCCGCTACCGGCGACAAATTCCTGGCCCTCTTCAATGTCCAGGACCAGGAACTGGCTCCCGAAACCGAAGCCGCCTGGGCCAGCGGCCCCATTACCCGCCAAACCGCGGGCCAAAGCAAAGCCGCCGACGTCGACATCACCGGCGCTACCAAATTGTACCTGAACGTGCGCAACGGCGGCGATGACATCGCCTGGGACCACGCCGACTGGCTCAACCCGGTGCTCAGCGGCAGCGGCAAAACCACGCCCCTAAGCACGCTGCCCTGGAAGTCGGCCACGGCCGGCTGGGGCAAGGCCACCGTCAACAAAAGCGTATCGGGCGCCAGCCTGATGGTGGGAGGGAAGCGGTACGAAACCGGCATCGGCACGCACGCCAACTCCATCATCGAGTACGACTTGCCGGCCGGCTACACGCGCTTCTCGGCCACCGTGGGCCTGGACCAGGCCGGCGCGGCGCAGAACACCGGCGGCACGCTCAGCTTTCTGGTATTTACCAAGAACCCCTACCGGCCCGCCCCCGCCGATTCGGTGCGCGTGCCAGTGACGCTGGCGGAACTTGGGCTGGCCAGCGGCGGTAGTATCCAAGACTTGTGGACGGATAAAAACCTGGGACCAATGACGGGCGATTTTGCGCCTTACGTCCGGCGGCACGGCGCTAAGCTGTACCGCATTGTGAAAGTCAAAAAGTAA